A single region of the Candidatus Parcubacteria bacterium genome encodes:
- the rpsP gene encoding 30S ribosomal protein S16: MLMIRLQRTGRKHEPTFRVVLTDSHNSTKSGRFLEVLGSHDARKGDPVLNGERILFWIGKGAKASGTVHNLLVTKGILTGKKVNVLPKKTVPKKEESAAEVVAPAAAAAVVAAAPEEAVAEEAPAPEVAADASADAAAASGDASVSN, translated from the coding sequence ATGTTGATGATCCGTCTTCAGCGCACTGGCCGCAAGCACGAGCCCACCTTCCGTGTGGTTCTTACTGATTCCCACAATTCCACCAAGAGCGGCCGCTTCCTCGAAGTGCTCGGCTCTCATGATGCGCGCAAGGGCGATCCGGTTCTCAATGGCGAGCGCATCCTCTTCTGGATCGGTAAGGGCGCCAAGGCTTCCGGCACCGTTCATAACCTCCTCGTCACCAAGGGTATCCTCACCGGCAAGAAGGTGAACGTCCTTCCGAAGAAGACTGTGCCGAAGAAGGAAGAGTCTGCTGCTGAGGTTGTGGCTCCCGCTGCCGCTGCTGCAGTTGTTGCTGCTGCTCCCGAGGAAGCAGTCGCTGAAGAAGCTCCGGCTCCTGAGGTTGCTGCCGACGCTTCCGCAGACGCTGCTGCAGCTTCTGGCGACGCTTCTGTCTCCAATTAA
- a CDS encoding AAA family ATPase, producing the protein MYLKSLELYGFKSFAKKTELNFTTPITGIVGPNGSGKSNVAEAFRFVLGEQSMKSMRGKRGEDLIFSGSKTLPKPARASAKLVFNNNPKVFNVDFDEVSLERTVFRDSTNEYRLNGTQVRLKDILELLASANIGASGHHIISQGEADRILNASIKERKAMIEDALGLKVYQYKREESERKLEKTAENMKQVESLRKELAPHLRFLEKQMEKVRKAEALKRELETLYQEYLKREETYLGEERASLASSLEGPTAELKAVDERVKAIESLLSGKGRDKEGREFAEAERALRQAEEEMESLRREESRLDGIIFAEEKALARAANSVQSESVTIPRSELERVVKEAENFVAQASREENISVLRELLNTIAGLVRSFVSGKRAADDHSGEIEAEIKKLKGEKAALGGKASAAKEKSEAARKHYQELKEAIEADERSGRDAEREMFALVSKRNDLSQQLFVLRSREDTLKRDEAAFKSELMEGQALLGLPVLRYNEVVLSGGREARFEQETRRKTLEKMKIRLEEMGGAGGADTEKEYEDTKTRDAYLEKELVDLAHSAETLRGLIAELSEKLEKEFTEGMGKINSAFQKFFALMFGGGTAALSTVEAPKRRRQAAEDLEGEAPQEEAEEGIDISVSLPNKRTKGLQMLSGGERALTSIALLFAISQVNPPPFVILDETDAALDEANSRKYGDMVESLSKYSQLILITHNRETMSRAGVLYGVTMGSEGASKLLSVRFDEAVAVAK; encoded by the coding sequence ATGTATCTAAAGAGCCTCGAACTCTACGGCTTCAAGTCATTCGCCAAGAAGACTGAGCTCAATTTCACTACGCCGATCACCGGCATCGTGGGGCCGAACGGCTCTGGTAAATCAAACGTGGCCGAAGCATTCCGCTTCGTCTTGGGCGAGCAGTCCATGAAGAGCATGCGTGGCAAGCGCGGCGAGGACCTCATCTTCTCCGGCTCCAAGACCTTGCCCAAGCCTGCACGTGCTTCTGCGAAGCTCGTCTTCAACAACAATCCCAAGGTCTTCAATGTGGACTTCGATGAAGTCTCTCTGGAGCGTACGGTCTTCCGCGATAGTACCAACGAATACCGCCTCAACGGCACTCAAGTGCGCCTCAAGGATATTCTCGAACTTCTCGCGTCTGCCAACATCGGCGCCTCCGGCCATCACATCATCTCTCAGGGCGAAGCGGATCGGATCCTGAATGCCTCCATCAAGGAGCGCAAAGCGATGATCGAGGATGCACTCGGCCTCAAGGTGTATCAGTACAAGCGCGAGGAGAGTGAGCGCAAATTGGAGAAGACTGCCGAGAACATGAAGCAGGTGGAATCGCTTCGTAAGGAATTGGCACCGCATCTGCGCTTCCTGGAGAAGCAGATGGAGAAGGTGCGTAAGGCGGAAGCGCTGAAGCGCGAGCTCGAGACGCTGTATCAGGAATATCTCAAGCGCGAGGAGACATATCTTGGGGAGGAGCGCGCGTCACTTGCCTCCTCCCTTGAAGGACCTACAGCGGAATTGAAGGCTGTGGATGAACGGGTAAAAGCTATCGAGTCGTTGCTCTCCGGCAAGGGTCGGGACAAAGAGGGTCGCGAATTCGCAGAAGCGGAAAGAGCGCTACGCCAAGCAGAAGAGGAGATGGAATCGCTTCGTCGCGAGGAGAGCCGTCTCGACGGTATCATCTTCGCCGAAGAGAAAGCACTCGCGCGCGCGGCAAACAGTGTTCAGTCTGAGAGTGTCACTATTCCACGCTCCGAGCTTGAGCGGGTAGTGAAGGAGGCGGAGAATTTCGTAGCGCAGGCTTCGCGCGAGGAGAACATTTCAGTTCTCCGTGAACTTTTGAATACTATAGCTGGCCTGGTCCGCTCTTTCGTCTCCGGCAAGCGTGCGGCGGATGATCACTCCGGAGAGATTGAGGCGGAGATAAAGAAGCTGAAGGGGGAGAAGGCGGCGCTTGGTGGTAAGGCATCGGCTGCCAAGGAGAAGAGCGAAGCGGCGCGTAAACACTACCAGGAACTGAAAGAAGCTATCGAAGCTGATGAGCGCTCTGGCCGCGACGCGGAGCGTGAGATGTTTGCGCTGGTCTCTAAGCGCAACGATCTTTCTCAGCAGCTCTTCGTACTGCGTTCTCGTGAGGATACATTGAAGCGTGACGAAGCTGCGTTCAAATCAGAACTCATGGAGGGCCAAGCGCTTCTTGGGCTCCCGGTGCTGCGTTACAACGAAGTGGTGCTGAGTGGTGGCCGCGAAGCGCGCTTTGAACAGGAGACGCGCCGCAAGACTTTGGAGAAGATGAAGATCCGTTTGGAGGAGATGGGTGGAGCAGGTGGAGCTGATACAGAGAAGGAGTACGAGGATACCAAGACACGCGATGCCTATCTTGAAAAAGAACTGGTAGATCTTGCGCACTCCGCTGAGACACTACGAGGTTTGATTGCAGAGCTCTCTGAGAAACTCGAGAAAGAATTCACCGAAGGTATGGGGAAGATAAATAGCGCTTTCCAGAAATTCTTTGCGCTCATGTTCGGCGGAGGCACGGCCGCGCTTTCTACTGTCGAGGCACCTAAGCGTCGCCGGCAGGCAGCGGAGGATCTCGAAGGGGAGGCGCCGCAGGAGGAAGCGGAGGAGGGAATAGACATCAGCGTCTCTCTTCCCAATAAGCGCACCAAGGGTCTCCAGATGCTCTCTGGTGGCGAGCGCGCTCTTACCTCCATCGCGCTCCTCTTTGCTATCTCTCAGGTTAATCCGCCGCCTTTTGTGATTCTCGATGAGACAGATGCGGCGCTCGACGAAGCTAATTCCCGCAAGTACGGCGATATGGTGGAGAGTCTTTCCAAATATTCCCAGCTCATCCTCATCACTCACAACCGTGAGACCATGAGCCGTGCAGGTGTCCTCTATGGTGTGACCATGGGTAGTGAAGGAGCTTCGAAGCTTCTCTCGGTTCGTTTTGATGAAGCGGTTGCGGTGGCGAAATAG
- the rnr gene encoding ribonuclease R — translation MPPISKSSSSKALEGVISISSRAVGYLKTTPPSAVDIEIQPENLSVAMHGDTVLVEPLREQVRGRDQGKVIKVVSRARTRFVGFVAMTPMGKALIPDNYRIHVALILPADDKTPLNYKAQVELGEWNEGETNPRCRVVKVIGPKGNNDVEMESIVLEKGFETGFPTAVEAEAEEIKKHSAENMRKELEIRRDMRSVLTMTIDPKDAKDFDDAISMQTLPSGDYEIGVHIADVAHYVTPGTELDKEAQKRGCSIYLVDRTIPMLPEVLSNDLCSLNPNEDKLAFSSIFVMDKNGRIKDRWFGRTVIRSHKRFTYEDAQQGIVTGEGPHAAELQELNRLAKIMTKERFENGAIEFEQDEVKFELDETGKPIRVFRKQRLDAHRLVEEFMLLANREVATYVHRLPGNENKDAPIFMYRIHDLPKEDRIAELAIFLRALGHEVHVDKKGISAKDINALFKQIAGHAEEGIVKTAALRSMAKAIYSTRNIGHFGLGFTYYTHFTSPIRRYPDTLVHRLLAIYLAGSRVSKEEFAFYEKMAAQNTESEIRAVEAERDSIKLKQVEYMSTRVGQVFDGVISGVTEWGMYLEEKETKCEGMVRLRDIGDDFYTLDEKNYCLVGERTKRKFSLGDTVRFKVVNADTERKTLDYALAA, via the coding sequence ATGCCCCCCATCTCTAAGTCCTCCTCGAGCAAAGCTCTCGAAGGTGTCATCAGCATCTCAAGCCGCGCGGTGGGCTACCTCAAGACCACCCCTCCTTCTGCAGTAGATATCGAGATCCAGCCGGAGAATCTCAGTGTCGCCATGCATGGTGACACTGTGTTGGTAGAGCCCCTGCGCGAGCAGGTCCGAGGCCGTGATCAGGGCAAGGTCATCAAAGTGGTGAGCCGCGCACGTACCCGCTTCGTAGGCTTCGTCGCCATGACCCCGATGGGTAAGGCGCTCATCCCCGACAACTACCGTATCCATGTGGCACTCATCTTGCCTGCTGATGACAAGACCCCCCTCAACTACAAAGCGCAGGTAGAACTCGGAGAGTGGAACGAGGGCGAGACTAATCCCCGATGCCGCGTGGTGAAAGTCATCGGCCCCAAAGGCAACAACGACGTGGAGATGGAATCTATCGTGCTCGAGAAGGGCTTCGAAACCGGCTTCCCTACTGCCGTAGAGGCGGAAGCGGAGGAGATCAAGAAGCATTCTGCGGAGAATATGCGCAAAGAGCTCGAGATACGCCGCGACATGCGCAGCGTCCTCACCATGACCATCGATCCGAAGGATGCCAAGGACTTCGACGACGCCATCTCCATGCAGACCCTCCCCTCCGGGGATTACGAGATCGGCGTACACATCGCGGATGTAGCGCATTACGTGACCCCTGGCACCGAGCTCGACAAGGAAGCCCAGAAGCGCGGCTGCTCCATCTACCTGGTGGATCGCACCATCCCGATGCTTCCCGAGGTTCTCTCGAATGACCTCTGCAGCCTCAACCCCAACGAAGACAAGCTGGCCTTCTCTTCCATCTTCGTGATGGACAAGAACGGGAGGATAAAGGATCGCTGGTTCGGCCGCACCGTCATCCGCTCGCATAAGCGCTTTACCTACGAAGACGCGCAGCAAGGCATCGTCACCGGAGAGGGCCCCCATGCCGCAGAACTCCAGGAGCTCAATCGCCTGGCGAAGATCATGACCAAGGAGCGCTTCGAGAACGGCGCCATCGAATTCGAACAGGACGAAGTCAAATTCGAGCTCGACGAAACAGGCAAGCCCATCCGCGTCTTCCGCAAGCAGCGCCTCGACGCCCATCGTCTGGTGGAAGAGTTCATGCTCCTCGCCAACCGCGAAGTGGCTACCTACGTGCATCGCTTGCCAGGCAACGAGAACAAAGATGCTCCTATCTTCATGTACCGCATCCATGATCTTCCGAAAGAAGATCGTATCGCTGAACTCGCCATCTTCCTGCGCGCCCTCGGACACGAGGTGCACGTAGACAAGAAAGGCATCTCCGCCAAGGACATCAATGCGCTCTTCAAGCAGATCGCAGGACACGCAGAGGAAGGCATCGTAAAGACGGCGGCTCTCCGCAGCATGGCCAAGGCTATCTATTCCACCCGCAACATCGGGCACTTCGGCCTCGGCTTCACCTACTACACCCACTTCACCTCCCCCATCCGCCGCTACCCGGACACCCTGGTGCACCGACTCCTCGCCATCTACCTCGCAGGCTCACGCGTCTCCAAAGAAGAATTCGCTTTTTATGAAAAGATGGCGGCCCAGAACACCGAGTCCGAGATCCGCGCAGTCGAAGCCGAACGCGATTCCATCAAGCTCAAGCAGGTGGAGTACATGAGCACGCGCGTGGGCCAGGTATTCGACGGCGTCATCTCCGGCGTCACCGAGTGGGGCATGTATCTTGAAGAGAAGGAGACCAAATGCGAAGGCATGGTGCGCCTCCGCGATATTGGGGATGATTTCTATACGTTGGACGAAAAGAATTACTGTCTCGTGGGCGAGCGCACCAAGCGCAAATTCTCCCTCGGCGACACCGTGCGTTTCAAAGTGGTGAATGCGGATACCGAGAGGAAGACCTTGGATTACGCTTTGGCGGCATAA
- the rnc gene encoding ribonuclease III: MPATVPEFATELGVPFKDANLLKQAFTHRSYLNEHKKLSVGHNERLEFLGDAVLELAVTEFLYAKFPEDTEGDLTSYRAALVNANTLSDIAADLHMDKYLLLSKGEAKDKGRARQYILANTFEAFVGAIFLDQGYEAARGFISRTVFPLTDKVVSDKLWLDAKSHFQEKAQEIEGTTPSYQVMKEEGPDHDKHFTVAVYIGRDLIAKGDGKSKQEAEQSAARAGLKARAWL; this comes from the coding sequence ATGCCAGCCACTGTCCCTGAATTCGCAACAGAATTAGGCGTCCCCTTTAAGGATGCTAACCTCCTCAAGCAGGCTTTTACGCACCGCTCGTATTTAAACGAACACAAGAAACTCTCCGTAGGGCACAACGAGCGTCTGGAGTTCCTAGGGGATGCTGTTCTTGAGCTTGCGGTCACCGAATTCCTCTACGCCAAGTTCCCGGAAGACACTGAAGGTGATCTTACCTCGTACCGTGCGGCACTCGTGAACGCCAACACCCTCTCGGACATCGCTGCGGATCTTCATATGGATAAGTACCTGCTGCTCTCCAAAGGAGAAGCCAAGGACAAGGGTCGCGCGCGCCAGTACATCCTGGCGAATACTTTCGAAGCCTTTGTAGGCGCCATCTTCCTCGATCAGGGCTACGAAGCTGCGCGCGGATTCATCTCTCGCACAGTGTTCCCGCTTACTGACAAAGTGGTGAGCGACAAGCTCTGGCTCGATGCCAAGAGTCACTTCCAGGAGAAGGCTCAGGAGATCGAAGGTACCACGCCTTCCTATCAGGTGATGAAGGAAGAGGGCCCGGATCACGACAAACACTTCACTGTGGCGGTCTACATCGGTCGCGATCTCATTGCCAAGGGCGATGGCAAGTCAAAGCAGGAGGCCGAGCAGTCTGCGGCGAGGGCGGGGCTTAAGGCGAGGGCGTGGCTTTAA
- a CDS encoding ribonuclease HII produces the protein MSRSSPEKHIFVVGIDEAGRGPLAGPVAVGACRIRRGEERRFAGFRDSKKLSEKNREAWLLRMREWKKEGVIDYAVCFASARVIDREGIVPAVRSALARALGKLVPDSGNTQVLLDGGLKAPSEFKNQKTIIKGDEKEPSIALASIAAKVSRDRLMKRLAKKYPKYAFEVHKGYGTLVHRTAIRAFGLSPEHRISFCRNV, from the coding sequence ATGTCGCGAAGTTCTCCCGAGAAGCATATTTTTGTGGTGGGAATTGATGAGGCGGGAAGAGGGCCGCTCGCGGGTCCGGTAGCAGTGGGAGCGTGTCGTATCCGAAGGGGAGAAGAGCGTCGCTTTGCTGGTTTCCGTGATTCTAAGAAGCTCTCTGAGAAGAATCGCGAAGCCTGGCTTTTGCGTATGAGGGAGTGGAAGAAGGAGGGGGTGATTGATTACGCAGTGTGTTTTGCTTCTGCGAGAGTGATTGATAGGGAGGGGATAGTGCCGGCGGTACGGAGCGCGCTCGCTCGGGCGCTCGGTAAGCTTGTCCCCGACTCTGGGAATACCCAAGTTCTCCTCGATGGCGGGCTCAAGGCTCCTTCGGAATTTAAGAATCAGAAGACGATCATAAAAGGGGATGAGAAAGAACCTTCTATCGCGCTCGCTTCCATTGCCGCCAAGGTTTCGCGCGATCGCCTGATGAAGCGTTTAGCGAAGAAGTATCCCAAGTACGCATTTGAGGTGCATAAGGGTTATGGAACTTTAGTACACAGGACTGCCATACGGGCGTTCGGGCTATCCCCGGAGCATCGGATTTCCTTCTGCCGTAACGTTTGA
- a CDS encoding cytochrome b5 domain-containing protein, with amino-acid sequence MNKILIGLVAVAVLGGVGYWYFSSTNSSSFVGKDGQPIGTTSVDTSKTYTLADVATHAAKESCWSAIDGGVYDLTAWISQHPGGERNILKICGKDGSAAFNGQHGSQAQPNDVLAAFKIGTLVQ; translated from the coding sequence ATGAACAAAATTCTGATCGGACTCGTCGCGGTAGCAGTATTGGGCGGCGTAGGCTATTGGTATTTTAGCAGCACCAATTCCAGCTCTTTTGTAGGGAAAGACGGTCAGCCCATAGGCACTACTTCCGTTGATACTTCCAAGACCTATACCCTGGCGGATGTAGCCACTCACGCTGCGAAGGAGAGCTGCTGGAGCGCCATTGATGGCGGAGTCTACGATCTGACTGCGTGGATAAGCCAGCATCCGGGAGGGGAGAGGAATATACTTAAGATATGCGGTAAGGATGGCTCCGCTGCATTCAATGGCCAGCATGGAAGCCAGGCGCAGCCCAATGACGTGCTCGCTGCCTTCAAGATCGGTACGTTAGTTCAATAG
- the nusB gene encoding transcription antitermination factor NusB — MANRHLSRSIVMQSLFEWDSRGLPNEALPEVVNRNAEEFAPGGGDLSFMLELGANVLAKRPDLDLIIERAAPDWPIDKIAPVDRNILRIGLFELLFADRAEVPAKVAINEAIELAKTFGGENSGKFVNGVLGAVYKEIGEPGKDEVSKRKRKKIEDIPYEQMPIEKLVGAVVYAKEGDDVYLALVHDIFGHWTLSKGHVAENEDLKEGVVRVIKEEIDLPIVVEDKLGDNEYIASDPDKGKLRKQVTYYLAKGPFQNVTLQKTGGLDATQWFKLSDILNLNFYDDILAIVTKAINLLLKK, encoded by the coding sequence ATGGCAAATAGACACCTCTCCCGTTCTATCGTGATGCAATCCCTCTTCGAGTGGGATAGTCGCGGTTTGCCGAACGAGGCTCTCCCGGAAGTGGTAAATAGGAATGCCGAAGAATTTGCGCCTGGCGGCGGGGACCTCTCCTTCATGCTGGAGCTAGGGGCAAATGTGCTCGCCAAGCGTCCGGACCTCGACCTCATCATCGAACGCGCTGCGCCGGACTGGCCGATCGACAAGATCGCCCCGGTGGATCGCAATATTCTGCGTATCGGGCTCTTCGAGCTCCTCTTTGCGGATAGGGCAGAGGTGCCCGCCAAGGTGGCCATCAACGAAGCTATCGAGCTTGCTAAGACCTTCGGCGGGGAGAACAGCGGTAAGTTCGTGAACGGCGTCTTGGGAGCGGTCTATAAGGAGATTGGTGAGCCGGGGAAAGACGAGGTCTCGAAGAGGAAGCGTAAGAAGATTGAGGACATTCCGTACGAGCAGATGCCCATTGAGAAATTAGTCGGAGCGGTGGTGTATGCGAAGGAGGGAGACGATGTCTACCTCGCTCTCGTACACGACATCTTTGGACATTGGACGCTCTCCAAGGGCCATGTGGCGGAGAACGAGGATCTCAAGGAGGGCGTGGTGCGCGTGATCAAGGAGGAGATAGATCTGCCTATAGTGGTAGAGGACAAGCTGGGGGACAACGAGTACATCGCATCGGACCCGGACAAGGGCAAGCTCCGCAAGCAGGTCACCTACTATCTCGCCAAGGGTCCCTTCCAGAACGTGACGCTCCAGAAGACGGGCGGACTCGATGCTACTCAGTGGTTCAAGCTCTCCGATATCCTCAACCTCAATTTCTATGACGATATCCTGGCCATCGTCACCAAAGCCATCAACCTTTTATTGAAAAAGTAA
- a CDS encoding ParB/RepB/Spo0J family partition protein, protein MSARIPLETEALELSASRKAAAISEAYIASLKELREKYRFRGAIEVPTSQVCPNPNQPRKYFDPAAMVALVDSLKLVGQQESALVVPYDGEVGKLYMIVDGERRWQGCLTAGIPTYLAVVCDDPADRRILFALSVMKNFHRQTHTPMEKALAFEQFRKDGLTQTQISALVGENQVNVSRFLRLTNLVPEVRALVALKAGEESKTTDKLVTDVAIAISDLPPESQMKAALLVKGLSVAMAVVQIRKMAKELGVQRRTRKQKPSTAFRVLTERLDRHLEMLEISLEHDQAGFVSTLRARTPGERLGTREKLLKIAKRAEKLAGLVPKD, encoded by the coding sequence GTGTCAGCTCGGATTCCTCTAGAAACGGAAGCGTTGGAATTGTCTGCTTCCCGGAAAGCCGCGGCAATCTCGGAAGCATACATCGCTTCGCTAAAAGAGCTTCGCGAAAAGTACAGGTTTCGGGGAGCTATAGAGGTGCCCACCTCTCAGGTTTGTCCGAATCCGAATCAGCCTCGGAAATATTTCGATCCGGCTGCGATGGTGGCCTTGGTCGATTCGCTCAAGCTGGTCGGGCAACAAGAGTCTGCATTGGTCGTGCCCTACGATGGCGAGGTGGGCAAGCTCTACATGATCGTGGATGGCGAGCGTCGGTGGCAAGGGTGTCTTACAGCGGGGATACCTACCTACCTTGCCGTGGTCTGCGATGACCCGGCGGACAGGAGAATCCTTTTCGCCCTTTCGGTCATGAAGAACTTCCACCGTCAGACTCATACGCCTATGGAGAAGGCGTTGGCGTTCGAGCAGTTCAGGAAGGATGGCCTCACTCAAACGCAGATTTCAGCGTTGGTTGGGGAAAATCAAGTCAACGTCTCACGATTTCTCCGATTGACTAACCTCGTTCCTGAGGTCAGGGCGCTCGTCGCCCTGAAAGCCGGCGAGGAGAGCAAGACGACGGATAAGTTGGTCACGGATGTGGCCATAGCTATCTCCGACCTTCCTCCTGAGTCGCAGATGAAAGCTGCTCTTTTGGTGAAAGGGCTTTCCGTAGCCATGGCCGTCGTGCAAATCCGCAAGATGGCCAAAGAACTCGGGGTGCAGCGTCGGACCAGGAAGCAGAAACCTTCCACTGCTTTCAGGGTGCTGACAGAGCGGCTCGATCGTCACTTGGAGATGCTTGAAATCAGTCTCGAGCATGATCAGGCCGGCTTCGTCAGCACACTTCGCGCCAGGACTCCTGGCGAACGCCTGGGGACTCGCGAGAAGCTTCTCAAGATTGCTAAGCGCGCTGAAAAGCTAGCGGGACTCGTGCCCAAGGATTAG
- the rpmF gene encoding 50S ribosomal protein L32, with translation MVVRMRHTRAHTANRRSHHALVAPRTSKCECGAMRSSHRACATCGKYRGRVVIDVVAKQARKAKKAKAKATPDSK, from the coding sequence ATGGTAGTACGAATGCGACATACTCGGGCCCACACGGCCAATCGCCGCAGCCATCATGCGCTTGTAGCGCCGCGCACTAGCAAGTGCGAGTGCGGAGCGATGCGTTCTTCCCACCGTGCTTGCGCTACTTGCGGAAAGTATCGCGGCCGCGTGGTCATAGACGTCGTCGCGAAGCAGGCACGCAAGGCAAAGAAGGCAAAGGCGAAGGCTACTCCGGACTCGAAGTAA
- the trmD gene encoding tRNA (guanosine(37)-N1)-methyltransferase TrmD: MRFHLISLFPGAFDSYLKESIIARAIKAGIVKVDLYNLRDFGMGKHKKVDGRPYGGGPGMVLAPEPMLNAAEAALKKIKGKKTKVLLMSPGGKQFDTAMAEKLSKYSDIVMISGRYEGIDARVKKILKAEEVSVGPYVLTGGELPALAIMDAVSRKLPGVLGNELSVEERRVSSSEVYTRPEVFEYKKKKYRVPKILLSGHHAKMDAWKVEKDGKA; the protein is encoded by the coding sequence ATGCGTTTCCATCTCATCTCTCTATTCCCAGGCGCCTTCGATTCCTACCTGAAGGAGTCCATCATCGCGCGGGCCATCAAGGCGGGTATCGTCAAAGTGGATCTCTATAATCTGCGTGATTTCGGCATGGGTAAGCATAAGAAGGTGGATGGGCGCCCGTATGGTGGCGGCCCTGGAATGGTGCTCGCGCCGGAGCCGATGCTTAATGCCGCAGAAGCAGCGCTCAAGAAGATCAAAGGCAAGAAGACCAAGGTGCTCCTCATGAGCCCGGGAGGGAAGCAGTTTGATACGGCCATGGCAGAGAAGCTCTCCAAATACTCCGATATCGTGATGATCTCTGGCCGCTATGAGGGGATAGACGCGCGGGTGAAGAAGATATTAAAGGCGGAGGAGGTATCCGTCGGTCCTTATGTGCTCACTGGAGGGGAGCTTCCGGCGCTTGCCATCATGGACGCAGTCTCCCGCAAGCTTCCCGGAGTGCTCGGCAACGAACTATCTGTAGAGGAGCGTCGTGTGTCTTCCTCCGAGGTATATACCCGTCCGGAAGTCTTTGAATACAAGAAGAAGAAATACCGCGTGCCCAAGATCCTCCTTTCGGGTCATCACGCCAAAATGGATGCCTGGAAGGTGGAGAAGGACGGGAAGGCCTAG
- a CDS encoding KH domain-containing protein encodes MADQDTAFLEYVVKALVEHPEEVKIKRTVDEMGVLLLLDVNGEDMGKVIGRDGNTAKAIRTLLRVVGMKNNARVNLKINEPAGKPAYSPSKTVDEAMADLKL; translated from the coding sequence ATGGCAGATCAGGATACAGCATTCCTTGAATACGTCGTGAAGGCTCTCGTAGAACATCCGGAAGAGGTGAAGATAAAGCGCACGGTGGACGAGATGGGAGTTCTTCTCCTCCTTGATGTGAATGGGGAAGACATGGGCAAGGTCATCGGCCGCGACGGCAATACCGCCAAGGCGATCCGCACCCTCCTCCGCGTCGTCGGCATGAAGAACAACGCTCGTGTGAACCTCAAAATCAACGAGCCGGCAGGAAAGCCCGCCTATTCTCCTTCGAAGACCGTGGATGAGGCGATGGCAGACCTGAAACTCTAA